A window of the Ammoniphilus oxalaticus genome harbors these coding sequences:
- a CDS encoding DNA translocase FtsK, whose protein sequence is MASKKKRRRKQSSGHKLKSSIVFELYGLVLLAVFLITLSRYGWFGETFSWIFRFFTGTWDFTIPLIGMFYALYMMIKRQWPALFAPRWIGLFIMFFSILLLDHLFLFDQLTAQGKFTDQHIVRISWDAILQEKLQLERGQASTTDIGGGMIGAIGLAVSYYLFARTGTFIIAIFTFLIGLMLLLQISYVNLFSKVKQALVALKNAFVEKMQEIWQLIIEKNQAREQTTAPLPASDTADYQAVDLQVFEKEEVQTVTPPVEESGPVIHDFAETAYQQEEMDFQVEINDKTPAPSKRLAPVDKNEDLGLQDVELISNNENGVIAEEPVENYELPTLQLLTKPRQTKQQGKEYRDMQSNARKLEQTLNSFGVQARVMQIHRGPTVTRYEVQPAVGVKVSRIVNLSDDIALALAAKDIRMEAPIPGKSAIGIEVPNGEVSIVTLREVLESSNYQESDGKLHVALGRDISGEPIVADLTKMPHLLVAGATGSGKSVCINGIITSIIFKAEPHQVKLMMIDPKMVELNMYNGIPHLLSPVVTDPRRASMALKKVVVEMEKRYELFAKSGTRNIDLYNQMVVQAGAGHPLPHIVVIIDELADLMMVAPSDVEDAICRLAQMARAAGIHLIIATQRPSVDVITGVIKANIPSRIAFGVSSVTDSRTILDMGGAEKLLGRGDMLYLPVGASKPVRVQGAFVSDQEVEAVVDFVKEQQTARYHEEMIPTEPSMQKETIPQDDLYEDAVKLVIDAQTASASFLQRRFRIGYTRAARLIDMMEENQIVGPFEGSKPREVLIQNTETNIS, encoded by the coding sequence GTGGCATCGAAAAAGAAGAGAAGAAGAAAACAGTCGTCAGGGCATAAATTAAAGAGTTCAATCGTCTTTGAATTGTATGGACTTGTCCTATTAGCTGTCTTTCTAATTACACTATCTCGATATGGATGGTTTGGAGAGACTTTTTCGTGGATATTCCGTTTTTTTACAGGTACATGGGATTTTACAATTCCATTAATCGGAATGTTTTACGCCCTCTATATGATGATAAAAAGACAATGGCCGGCCTTATTTGCGCCTAGATGGATTGGGCTGTTCATTATGTTTTTTTCCATATTGTTATTAGATCATCTGTTTTTATTTGATCAATTAACAGCGCAAGGAAAATTTACAGATCAACATATCGTTCGAATTTCTTGGGATGCAATTTTACAAGAGAAGTTGCAACTTGAGAGAGGACAAGCGTCTACAACAGATATTGGCGGAGGCATGATCGGAGCCATTGGTCTCGCCGTAAGCTATTACTTATTTGCAAGAACAGGCACATTTATCATTGCTATTTTTACATTTTTAATCGGTCTGATGCTTTTGTTGCAGATTTCATACGTTAATCTATTTTCGAAGGTAAAACAAGCTTTAGTGGCGCTAAAGAATGCATTCGTCGAAAAAATGCAAGAAATTTGGCAGTTAATCATCGAAAAGAATCAAGCAAGGGAACAGACGACTGCTCCGCTGCCTGCCTCAGATACCGCGGATTATCAGGCTGTTGATCTTCAGGTTTTCGAAAAAGAAGAAGTACAGACTGTCACGCCTCCTGTTGAAGAGAGCGGGCCTGTTATTCATGATTTTGCGGAAACAGCATATCAACAAGAGGAAATGGATTTTCAGGTGGAGATAAATGATAAAACGCCTGCTCCGTCAAAGCGATTAGCGCCTGTGGACAAGAATGAGGATTTAGGCCTTCAAGATGTCGAGTTAATCAGCAACAATGAAAATGGAGTTATAGCCGAGGAACCTGTTGAAAATTATGAATTGCCAACGCTGCAGCTATTAACGAAACCGCGTCAAACGAAACAACAAGGGAAAGAATATCGGGACATGCAATCAAACGCCCGCAAATTGGAACAGACATTAAATAGTTTCGGCGTGCAGGCCCGCGTCATGCAAATCCATCGGGGACCCACCGTGACACGCTATGAAGTGCAGCCTGCGGTTGGCGTGAAAGTGAGCAGAATTGTAAATCTGTCAGATGATATCGCCCTTGCTTTAGCGGCGAAGGATATCCGGATGGAGGCGCCAATTCCAGGGAAATCAGCGATTGGGATCGAGGTGCCAAATGGGGAAGTTTCAATTGTTACACTCCGCGAAGTATTGGAAAGTTCAAATTATCAAGAATCGGATGGTAAACTGCATGTTGCTTTAGGACGGGATATATCGGGGGAGCCGATTGTCGCTGATTTAACTAAAATGCCTCATTTACTCGTTGCAGGGGCGACAGGCAGTGGAAAAAGCGTCTGTATCAATGGGATTATTACAAGTATTATTTTTAAAGCAGAGCCGCATCAGGTGAAGTTAATGATGATCGACCCGAAGATGGTCGAATTGAATATGTATAATGGAATTCCACATTTACTCTCCCCTGTCGTAACCGACCCGCGTCGGGCCTCGATGGCTTTGAAGAAAGTCGTCGTGGAGATGGAGAAGCGATATGAATTATTCGCAAAAAGCGGAACGAGAAACATTGATTTGTATAATCAGATGGTTGTTCAAGCTGGAGCTGGCCATCCACTACCTCACATTGTCGTCATTATTGACGAGTTGGCTGACTTGATGATGGTTGCCCCAAGTGATGTGGAAGATGCGATTTGTCGCCTGGCCCAGATGGCTAGAGCTGCGGGAATTCATTTAATCATTGCCACCCAGCGACCATCCGTTGACGTGATCACTGGGGTAATCAAAGCAAACATTCCGTCAAGAATCGCTTTCGGGGTTTCTTCAGTAACAGATTCAAGAACGATTCTCGATATGGGTGGAGCGGAGAAACTGCTAGGCAGAGGAGACATGCTTTATCTTCCTGTTGGCGCGTCAAAGCCAGTGCGGGTTCAAGGCGCCTTTGTGTCTGACCAAGAAGTGGAGGCGGTTGTTGATTTTGTGAAAGAACAGCAAACGGCCCGCTACCACGAAGAGATGATCCCGACGGAACCATCAATGCAAAAAGAGACGATTCCTCAAGACGACTTATATGAAGATGCAGTGAAACTTGTGATTGATGCTCAAACAGCATCGGCCTCATTTTTGCAAAGACGCTTTCGAATTGGTTATACGCGAGCCGCGCGTTTGATCGATATGATGGAGGAAAATCAGATCGTCGGTCCATTTGAAGGCAGTAAACCGCGGGAAGTTTTAATACAAAACACAGAAACAAATATTTCTTAA
- a CDS encoding competence/damage-inducible protein A — protein sequence MEAEIISVGTELLLGQICNTNAQFLSKRLAEIGINVFYHTAVGDNPTRLLNVVRSAEQRSNIIIFTGGLGPTKDDLTKETLAAHLGKTRVEHKQAMDRIHNYFKQRGIEMTANNRKQSEIIEGSVVFPNDHGMAPGMAIEVNDIHYLLLPGPPRELHPMYDRYTIPYLQSLFQEKYTVHSKTLRFFGIGESMLEEKLIDLIDQQTNPTIALLASEAEVSVRLTAKAKDLDEANERIATLEAELQARVGDSIYGYDDDSLASVVSHLLKQKSWSLAAAESCSGGAISQSFTELPGASEVFAGGIVSYSADAKMNALGVDADLIEQYGTVSEQTARTMAIQARKLFSADIGVSVTGVAGPEPTENKAVGVVFIGVSTKQGVEVFAPRLSGSRQNIQLRAAKYALFYVYEWLNRL from the coding sequence GTGGAAGCAGAGATCATTTCAGTAGGCACTGAATTGCTGCTTGGTCAGATTTGCAATACGAATGCTCAGTTTCTATCTAAGAGACTTGCCGAAATAGGGATCAACGTTTTTTATCATACCGCGGTTGGTGATAACCCAACCCGATTGCTTAACGTCGTTCGAAGCGCCGAGCAACGCTCTAATATCATTATTTTTACCGGTGGATTGGGTCCTACAAAAGATGATTTAACAAAAGAAACGCTTGCCGCCCATCTTGGTAAAACTAGAGTCGAACATAAACAAGCCATGGATCGGATACATAATTATTTTAAGCAACGCGGGATTGAAATGACGGCGAATAATCGTAAGCAATCTGAGATAATTGAAGGTAGCGTTGTCTTTCCGAATGATCATGGTATGGCTCCCGGCATGGCGATTGAAGTGAACGACATTCATTATTTATTGCTTCCTGGTCCCCCGAGAGAACTCCATCCGATGTATGATCGCTATACGATTCCTTACTTACAATCTCTTTTTCAAGAGAAATACACTGTTCATTCAAAAACGCTTCGTTTTTTTGGAATAGGCGAATCCATGCTCGAAGAAAAGTTGATCGATTTAATTGATCAACAAACGAATCCGACGATCGCATTGTTGGCAAGTGAGGCGGAAGTTTCTGTCCGTTTGACGGCAAAGGCTAAGGATTTAGACGAAGCAAACGAACGGATCGCTACGCTGGAAGCTGAATTACAAGCAAGGGTTGGGGATTCGATCTACGGGTATGACGATGATAGTTTAGCGAGCGTTGTTTCACATTTGCTAAAGCAAAAGTCATGGTCGTTAGCTGCAGCGGAAAGTTGTTCGGGCGGGGCGATTAGTCAGTCGTTCACAGAGTTGCCCGGCGCTTCCGAAGTATTTGCGGGTGGGATCGTTAGTTATTCGGCTGATGCTAAAATGAATGCGCTGGGCGTTGATGCTGATCTTATCGAGCAATATGGAACAGTTAGCGAACAGACTGCGAGAACAATGGCTATTCAGGCTCGAAAGCTATTCTCTGCGGATATTGGTGTATCTGTGACAGGTGTTGCTGGCCCAGAACCGACCGAGAATAAAGCGGTTGGCGTTGTTTTTATTGGTGTGTCTACGAAGCAGGGGGTAGAGGTCTTTGCGCCCCGATTATCAGGGAGCAGACAAAATATACAACTAAGAGCGGCAAAATATGCTTTGTTTTACGTTTATGAATGGTTAAATAGACTTTAA
- a CDS encoding helix-turn-helix domain-containing protein codes for MSELGNTLKDARLKKGLQLEDIQNITKIQKRYLEAIEEGNLEILPGHFYARAFVKSYAEAVGLDPDVVLEQIKDTPFAQPQMEEPKVPLRRMKQEKTLFQPSKWLSRVLLGLFAALIICVIVIGVGQLSKSQSDGESAQQPQGVVDDDQTEPNNPEQPSQEPEETPEPEASNKPVLSYLAREGNAYKYELTGVEQIELSMTASERCWFSLSKDGQNGEKVESVEMAAGSVKQWTMSGTSAAWLRIGAPQNVKIEVNGQALDTSIMGSSAQNISIILKQ; via the coding sequence ATGAGCGAATTAGGTAATACATTAAAAGATGCTAGACTTAAAAAAGGTTTACAGCTCGAAGATATTCAGAACATAACTAAGATTCAAAAACGATACTTAGAAGCGATTGAGGAAGGCAACCTTGAAATTTTGCCTGGACATTTTTACGCGAGAGCTTTTGTGAAAAGTTACGCGGAAGCGGTTGGTCTTGATCCAGATGTTGTTTTAGAACAGATAAAAGATACACCGTTTGCCCAGCCTCAGATGGAGGAACCTAAGGTTCCCTTACGCAGGATGAAGCAAGAGAAAACCTTGTTTCAGCCAAGCAAATGGCTATCTCGGGTATTGCTCGGTTTATTTGCGGCGCTTATTATTTGTGTTATTGTAATTGGCGTTGGTCAGTTAAGTAAGTCCCAAAGTGATGGAGAAAGCGCTCAGCAACCACAAGGAGTAGTTGACGATGATCAAACGGAGCCGAATAATCCAGAGCAACCATCGCAGGAACCCGAGGAAACGCCTGAGCCGGAAGCGTCAAACAAACCCGTTTTGTCCTATCTTGCTCGTGAGGGGAATGCTTACAAGTATGAATTGACGGGCGTGGAACAGATCGAACTATCGATGACGGCTTCAGAAAGGTGCTGGTTTAGCTTAAGCAAGGATGGACAGAATGGAGAGAAAGTAGAGTCTGTTGAAATGGCTGCGGGCAGCGTAAAACAGTGGACAATGTCTGGAACTTCGGCGGCATGGCTACGGATTGGGGCGCCGCAAAATGTGAAGATTGAAGTGAACGGGCAGGCGCTTGATACGAGTATTATGGGAAGTTCAGCGCAAAACATTTCCATCATCTTAAAACAATAA
- the rimO gene encoding 30S ribosomal protein S12 methylthiotransferase RimO, with the protein MTTKTEAKEKVAIVTLGCEKNLVDSDIMSDLIDKKGYELVSNPDEATVIVVNTCGFIDAAKEESVNTILDMADLKDTGKVKSLIVAGCLTQRYKEELMNEMPEIDGIVGTGDFDKITDIIEKSLIGERPVYVGNPVFSYEDVSRRKVEEGTYTAYLKIAEGCDNTCTFCIIPDLRGKFRSRSIESVVREAQQLADQGIKEISLIAQDLTNYGFDLYGERRLANLLDEISKVPGIEWIRIHYAYPGYFSDELIETIASNPKVCKYIDMPLQHSEDAILKRMRRPGRQRDTRELIAKIRDRIGQVAIRTSIIVGFPGETEEEFERLCDFIKEVKFDRLGVFTYSQEEGTAANRLPDQLDQETKERRANILMEIQREIAAEQNGRFVGQTLDVLIEKYDGKNDIYIGRTPFDAREIDGEVFVTGYDGPLGEKVQVKITHSYDYDLSGEVV; encoded by the coding sequence ATGACTACGAAAACAGAAGCCAAGGAAAAGGTGGCCATCGTCACACTTGGATGCGAAAAAAATTTAGTCGATTCAGACATCATGTCTGATCTCATTGATAAAAAAGGATATGAATTAGTTAGCAACCCGGATGAAGCGACGGTAATCGTCGTCAATACGTGCGGATTTATTGATGCCGCAAAAGAAGAGTCGGTCAATACGATATTAGACATGGCTGATTTAAAAGACACGGGGAAAGTGAAGTCGCTGATCGTCGCGGGCTGTTTGACACAACGCTACAAAGAAGAATTGATGAATGAAATGCCTGAAATTGACGGTATTGTAGGAACAGGGGACTTTGATAAGATTACGGATATTATCGAAAAGTCTTTAATCGGAGAAAGACCTGTTTACGTCGGAAATCCTGTTTTCTCTTATGAGGATGTTTCGCGCAGAAAAGTCGAGGAAGGCACTTATACCGCTTATTTGAAGATTGCGGAAGGATGCGATAACACATGCACCTTTTGCATTATTCCCGATTTACGCGGGAAGTTTCGTTCGCGCAGTATCGAATCGGTTGTTCGTGAGGCGCAACAACTGGCGGATCAAGGAATTAAAGAGATTAGCTTGATTGCCCAGGATCTTACAAATTATGGGTTTGATCTTTATGGAGAGCGCCGTTTAGCTAACTTACTTGATGAAATTTCGAAAGTTCCGGGGATTGAATGGATTCGAATTCATTACGCTTACCCAGGTTATTTTTCTGATGAACTAATAGAAACGATTGCCTCCAACCCCAAAGTTTGCAAATACATCGATATGCCTTTACAGCATAGTGAAGATGCTATCCTAAAGAGGATGAGAAGACCAGGCAGACAGCGAGATACGCGTGAATTGATCGCAAAAATTAGAGACCGTATTGGACAAGTCGCGATTCGGACTTCAATTATTGTCGGATTCCCTGGAGAAACGGAAGAGGAATTTGAACGGTTGTGTGATTTCATTAAAGAGGTAAAATTCGATCGTCTCGGCGTCTTTACCTATTCTCAAGAAGAGGGAACGGCAGCTAATCGCCTCCCAGACCAATTGGATCAAGAGACAAAAGAGAGACGAGCAAACATACTCATGGAGATTCAAAGAGAAATCGCCGCCGAACAAAACGGTCGATTTGTTGGACAAACGTTAGACGTTCTCATTGAAAAATATGATGGAAAGAATGATATTTATATCGGAAGAACACCGTTTGACGCTAGAGAAATTGATGGCGAGGTGTTTGTGACCGGTTATGACGGACCGCTTGGCGAGAAGGTTCAAGTGAAGATTACTCATTCCTATGATTACGATTTATCGGGGGAGGTAGTCTAG
- a CDS encoding DUF3388 domain-containing protein yields the protein MRQLVASNWYLEWEIHRNNPGLLGDIAAVLGMLTINIQTINGVEPCKRGMLIQTDDDEKINLLKSVLDALEDITVTALRKSTVMDTLAVRHGKYSVQDTREEKIFRFARDEIGLLVEFMGEIFKKNGHQLIGVRGMPRVGKTEAMIAASVSANKRWTLVSSTLLRQTARNQLAMNEWAGESVYIIDGVVSTLRGTNKHRKLMEKVLALEATKVIEHPDIFARETGGSLADFDYIIELRNHPDEEITYEVVNASISNFDIT from the coding sequence ATGAGACAGTTGGTAGCGTCTAATTGGTATTTAGAGTGGGAAATTCACCGAAACAACCCTGGATTACTTGGTGATATTGCTGCTGTCCTCGGTATGTTAACGATTAATATTCAAACAATCAACGGGGTTGAGCCTTGTAAACGAGGCATGTTAATTCAGACGGATGATGATGAGAAAATAAACTTGTTAAAAAGTGTACTAGACGCGCTTGAAGATATTACGGTTACAGCGTTACGTAAATCCACGGTCATGGATACGTTAGCTGTTCGACATGGAAAATATAGTGTTCAAGACACAAGAGAAGAGAAAATATTTCGATTTGCGCGAGATGAGATTGGCTTGCTCGTTGAATTTATGGGAGAAATATTTAAAAAGAATGGACACCAACTAATCGGTGTGAGGGGAATGCCGCGAGTCGGAAAGACAGAGGCGATGATCGCCGCGAGTGTATCCGCAAATAAACGCTGGACGTTGGTTTCCTCCACGTTACTTCGCCAAACCGCGCGCAACCAATTGGCGATGAATGAATGGGCGGGGGAGAGCGTTTATATCATTGATGGCGTTGTTTCTACATTACGGGGAACGAACAAACATCGTAAACTTATGGAAAAAGTGTTGGCTTTGGAAGCGACGAAAGTAATTGAACACCCCGACATCTTTGCGCGCGAAACGGGCGGAAGCCTGGCCGACTTTGACTATATTATCGAATTGAGGAATCATCCAGATGAAGAAATTACTTATGAGGTTGTCAATGCGAGTATTTCCAATTTTGACATCACATAA
- the yfmH gene encoding EF-P 5-aminopentanol modification-associated protein YfmH has translation MKEIRYEQLNETLYYEKLENGLDVYILPKHGFSKTYATFTTKYGSIDNHFQVPGKEKVKVPDGIAHFLEHKMFEEEDGDVFNQFANYGASANAFTSFDRTAYLFSSTGNVKENLTTLLNFVQKPYFTDENVEKEKGIIGQEIKMYDDNADWRVYFGLIENMYHHHPVKIDIAGTIPSITEITKEMLYTCYETFYHPSNMLLFIVGAVNPQEIIQTVRENQAAKSYERQAEIIRYFEDEPTHVAKEQSIREMTVAMPKVMFGYKDKTVGLSGNELLKRELATQLVLDILLGQSSDLYQQLYEAGLINDTFGTDYSGEPHYGFSAIGGDTPDAEQLVERVTAGLEAAKVNGITKEQFELNKKKKIGSFLRSLNSIEFIANSFTKYEFNETDLFEIAPTLEQLTLEDVNHRLAEHIQPEQLSVSMIKPIS, from the coding sequence ATGAAAGAAATAAGGTATGAACAGTTAAATGAAACGTTGTATTATGAAAAATTAGAAAATGGACTCGACGTCTATATCTTACCAAAACATGGGTTTAGTAAAACGTACGCCACTTTTACAACTAAATACGGTTCGATCGACAATCACTTCCAAGTTCCAGGTAAGGAAAAAGTGAAGGTGCCAGATGGAATTGCTCATTTTCTGGAACATAAAATGTTCGAGGAAGAGGATGGCGATGTGTTCAATCAATTTGCTAATTACGGCGCATCCGCGAACGCTTTTACAAGCTTTGATCGCACCGCCTATTTATTTTCTAGCACAGGAAATGTCAAAGAAAACTTGACTACTTTATTGAATTTTGTACAGAAACCTTACTTTACAGATGAAAATGTGGAGAAGGAAAAGGGGATTATTGGGCAAGAAATTAAAATGTACGATGATAACGCTGATTGGCGGGTTTATTTTGGCCTTATTGAAAATATGTATCACCATCATCCTGTAAAAATTGATATTGCAGGAACGATCCCCTCTATAACAGAGATTACGAAAGAAATGTTGTACACGTGTTATGAGACGTTTTATCACCCAAGCAATATGCTTCTATTTATCGTGGGCGCAGTTAATCCGCAGGAGATTATTCAAACAGTTCGAGAAAATCAAGCAGCTAAGTCATATGAGCGGCAAGCGGAAATCATTCGTTACTTTGAAGATGAACCTACTCATGTGGCAAAGGAGCAATCAATAAGAGAAATGACTGTCGCTATGCCAAAAGTGATGTTTGGTTATAAGGATAAAACCGTGGGGCTAAGCGGAAATGAGCTGCTAAAAAGGGAACTAGCTACCCAACTTGTGTTAGATATACTGCTAGGGCAAAGTTCAGATTTGTATCAGCAATTGTATGAAGCGGGCTTAATTAATGATACATTTGGAACTGACTATAGCGGAGAGCCACATTATGGATTTTCAGCGATCGGCGGAGATACACCTGACGCTGAGCAGTTGGTTGAGCGGGTAACAGCCGGTTTGGAAGCGGCAAAAGTGAACGGGATTACGAAGGAGCAGTTTGAATTAAACAAAAAGAAGAAAATCGGTTCTTTTCTCCGTTCATTAAATTCAATCGAGTTTATTGCGAATTCATTTACGAAGTACGAGTTCAATGAAACGGACCTGTTTGAAATCGCTCCAACGCTGGAACAGTTGACGCTCGAAGATGTGAATCATAGATTAGCGGAACATATTCAGCCAGAACAATTAAGCGTATCAATGATTAAGCCAATCAGTTAG
- the pgsA gene encoding CDP-diacylglycerol--glycerol-3-phosphate 3-phosphatidyltransferase, with product MNLPNRITLARIFLVPVVMLFLLVRFDFGVVSVGEFKITYSEIIATLIFIIAASTDGLDGYIARKKKMITNLGKFLDPLADKLLISAALISLVEMHRLDAWVAILIISREFAVTGLRLVAVAEGQVIAASNLGKLKTVIQIVAVCSLMINNFPFSYIGIPFSSIAVWLAVLITLFSGLDYFLKNKHVIDFG from the coding sequence GTGAATCTGCCCAACAGAATTACCTTGGCGCGCATTTTTCTTGTACCAGTAGTGATGTTATTCCTACTGGTACGCTTTGATTTTGGTGTTGTAAGTGTTGGCGAATTTAAGATTACCTACAGCGAAATCATTGCAACATTAATATTTATTATCGCGGCGAGCACAGATGGACTTGATGGGTATATAGCCCGCAAGAAAAAGATGATTACAAATTTAGGGAAATTTCTTGATCCGCTTGCAGATAAGCTGCTTATTTCGGCGGCGCTCATTTCACTAGTAGAAATGCACCGTTTAGATGCTTGGGTCGCGATTCTGATCATTAGTCGCGAATTTGCCGTAACTGGTCTGCGGTTAGTCGCAGTTGCCGAAGGACAAGTCATTGCAGCGAGTAACTTAGGGAAACTTAAAACAGTTATTCAAATTGTTGCCGTCTGTTCACTAATGATCAACAATTTCCCATTTTCTTATATTGGCATTCCTTTTTCAAGCATAGCTGTGTGGTTAGCTGTCCTTATTACACTATTTTCAGGTCTAGATTATTTCTTGAAGAATAAGCATGTGATTGACTTTGGTTGA
- the ymfI gene encoding elongation factor P 5-aminopentanone reductase has product MEKWALVTGASGGIGAAIAVALANKGYDLYLHYYSGEAQIDKLVIECEQKGSCAIPIQANLARVEEIECLRERMPRSPDVLINNAGLTHYGIFTDTSMEEIDLLYAVNARAAFLLAQLFVPSMIKRGFGRIVNISSIWGTTGASCEVLYSMTKGALLSFTKALAKEVAPSGITVNAVAPGAVAGPLLNRQFSANELEEIAAEIPMGRLGQPSEIASLVCFLISDEAAYITGQELSPNGGWHT; this is encoded by the coding sequence GTGGAAAAATGGGCGCTCGTAACGGGAGCAAGCGGAGGAATTGGCGCGGCGATTGCCGTCGCTTTAGCCAACAAGGGGTATGACTTGTATCTTCATTATTATAGCGGAGAAGCGCAGATTGATAAGTTAGTGATTGAATGTGAACAAAAAGGGAGTTGCGCGATCCCGATTCAGGCAAATTTGGCGAGGGTGGAAGAGATTGAGTGTTTGCGTGAGCGCATGCCGCGTTCGCCAGATGTCTTAATTAATAATGCAGGGCTAACCCACTACGGTATATTTACAGATACGAGCATGGAAGAAATTGATTTGTTATACGCGGTGAACGCGCGAGCGGCTTTTTTACTCGCGCAGTTATTCGTCCCGTCGATGATCAAACGGGGCTTTGGAAGAATCGTCAATATTTCTTCAATTTGGGGAACGACAGGCGCGTCATGCGAAGTGTTGTATTCCATGACGAAAGGCGCCCTGTTATCTTTTACAAAGGCGCTGGCCAAAGAAGTGGCGCCAAGTGGAATTACGGTTAATGCGGTTGCGCCTGGGGCGGTTGCGGGTCCTCTTTTAAATCGCCAATTCAGCGCGAACGAATTAGAGGAAATTGCGGCCGAAATCCCAATGGGGCGGTTAGGACAACCGAGTGAGATTGCCTCACTTGTCTGCTTTTTGATTAGCGATGAAGCAGCCTATATTACAGGCCAGGAATTAAGTCCGAACGGTGGTTGGCATACATAA
- the yfmF gene encoding EF-P 5-aminopentanol modification-associated protein YfmF encodes MSEPVFQTVTVNQMNVHILPTDKFKTTTMVVHIEQDLKEETVTQTALLPFVLKRGCVKYPTAQQLRQYMDELFGAVFHADIVKKGEKQIIQIQLEIANEKYLSDTSPLLQKGIEFLGEVISRPLVENGGFNKKIVETESGLLKKRILSLIDDKIRYANQRVVEEMCKEEPYRLLSYGKTEELEQVDPTALYQYYLKLLAENPIDIYVVGDVQPTDVQQGVERSFQIERTNTRQLSFNPVQKERVEEQVVIEELEIGQGKLNIGCRTHTTLQDEDYETLLIYNGILGGFPHSKLFVNVREKASLAYYAVSRLESHKGMLIMMSGIEIDRYEQAVEIMKEQLKMMQDGEISDTEMQQTKASLINQLLETKDNARTMIDFAYNGQLSDTKKTLKQFIDKINQVTVDAVVAIAKKIEIDTIYFLRDKEGEE; translated from the coding sequence TTGAGTGAACCCGTGTTTCAAACCGTGACGGTAAATCAAATGAACGTCCATATTTTACCGACTGATAAATTTAAAACAACGACAATGGTCGTACATATTGAACAGGATTTAAAGGAAGAAACAGTAACTCAGACAGCGCTGCTGCCGTTCGTGTTAAAGCGGGGTTGCGTTAAGTATCCAACGGCGCAGCAACTTCGTCAATACATGGATGAATTATTTGGGGCGGTTTTTCATGCGGATATTGTAAAGAAGGGCGAGAAGCAGATCATCCAAATCCAACTGGAAATTGCTAACGAAAAGTACTTGTCTGATACAAGTCCATTGTTACAAAAAGGAATTGAGTTTTTAGGAGAAGTGATTTCACGTCCGCTTGTTGAAAATGGTGGATTTAATAAGAAAATCGTTGAAACTGAAAGCGGGCTTCTAAAGAAGCGGATTTTAAGTTTAATCGACGATAAAATTCGTTACGCAAATCAGCGCGTTGTGGAGGAAATGTGCAAAGAAGAACCGTATCGCCTATTGTCCTATGGGAAAACGGAAGAATTGGAACAAGTTGATCCAACTGCTCTTTATCAGTATTACCTTAAGCTGCTAGCGGAGAACCCGATCGACATTTATGTTGTGGGGGATGTCCAACCGACGGATGTTCAACAAGGGGTCGAGCGTTCGTTTCAGATCGAGCGTACGAACACGCGTCAGCTATCGTTTAATCCCGTTCAAAAAGAACGTGTTGAGGAGCAAGTTGTGATCGAAGAACTTGAGATTGGTCAAGGAAAATTGAATATCGGCTGCCGTACGCATACAACACTACAAGATGAGGATTATGAAACGCTGTTGATTTATAACGGCATCCTTGGCGGTTTTCCGCATTCAAAATTGTTCGTGAATGTGCGGGAAAAGGCGAGTTTGGCTTACTATGCGGTTTCTCGGTTAGAGAGCCATAAAGGGATGCTCATTATGATGTCCGGTATTGAAATTGATCGCTATGAGCAAGCTGTTGAGATTATGAAGGAACAATTGAAGATGATGCAGGACGGTGAGATTAGCGACACAGAAATGCAACAGACGAAAGCCAGTCTGATCAATCAGTTATTAGAAACGAAAGATAATGCGCGAACGATGATTGATTTTGCCTACAATGGTCAGTTAAGCGATACGAAAAAGACGCTGAAACAGTTTATAGATAAAATTAATCAAGTTACCGTAGACGCTGTCGTTGCGATCGCCAAAAAAATTGAAATCGATACAATCTACTTTTTGCGGGATAAGGAGGGGGAAGAATGA